A single Carassius carassius chromosome 3, fCarCar2.1, whole genome shotgun sequence DNA region contains:
- the LOC132125351 gene encoding uncharacterized protein LOC132125351, whose translation MEQIESPSEIEELPSVSEIKIEHSFDDGLQPNASHDMASEQTQKDTQSVTKTVTYCEEQDILTATSASANEVTSKIHKIDEKGHMESPQQQKDLGHDLRKLAPKDDKKMDSVSVEINLVPQVKDSSLRKGDSPSVSKSLNLTASLMTSESSNEPYLATCVSNIPEHNRSQPVFDLEAHKSIHDSSPEETKVLSGLQDVNSFQFHLKDSHRRVELNRIDSSALSLGLESSDYKNLPSRSLKTPSTGAPILPEFNSFSSDQGNSPESHEFLGKRISCSTGTVQLSSDFKCVVSKFEQASPSLGGDNPELSLVFPGTFTLVAATSPCTLEVTQEVTGDQMQLDATAVLDSPLYSLNLKARPRPVHADSIESEAEFFDCRQTFSDTSEPEVESSEILDVPQTIYHVEELPSLSVSPEYLTGISKLREQTQLKRDERPLSWASEDLPIVLEPEDEYTSEVGEEKDFPYDYTGDHSFAEELPTIEGAEYDDDDDSLGRVSNLA comes from the exons ATGGAACAAATCGAGTCTCCAAGTGAAATAGAGGAGCTTCCGTCTGTTTCTGAAATTAAGATTGAGCATTCATTTGATGATGGACTACAACCAAATGCATCTCATGATATGGCATCTGAGCAAACACAAAAGGACACACAAAGTGTAACAAAGACAGTTACTTACTGTGAAGAACAGGACATATTAACAGCAACAAGTGCCTCTGCAAATGAAGTAACTAGCAAAATCCATAAAATAGATGAAAAAGGACACATGGAAAGTCCACAGCAACAAAAAGATCTAGGACATGATTTACGAAAACTAGCCCCTAAGGATGACAAAAAAATG GACAGTGTCTCAGTGGAAATTAATTTAGTGCCTCAAGTGAAAGATTCAAGTCTAAGAAAAGGAGATTCACCATCAGTTTCAAAAAGTTTAAATTTAACAGCATCCTTGATGACCAGTGAATCATCAAATGAGCCATATTTAGCCACATGTGTCTCCAACATACCTGAGCACAACAGATCTCAGCCTGTCTTTGATTTGGAGGCCCACAAATCCATTCATGATTCATCACCTGAAGAAACTAAAGTATTAAGTGGATTGCAAGACGTAAATTCTTTTCAGTTTCATCTTAAAGACTCTCACAGAAGAGTTGAACTAAATCGAATTGATTCCTCTGCATTAAGTTTGGGTCTTGAATCAAGTGATTATAAAAATTTGCCCTCAAGATCTCTGAAAACACCATCAACAGGCGCTCCCATTTTACCTGAATTTAACTCATTCTCTTCTGATCAAGGGAATTCTCCAGAGTCCCACGAATTTCTAGGCAAGAGAATATCTTGTTCTACAGGCACTGTCCAGCTTTCGTCAGATTTTAAATGTGTAGTTTCTAAATTTGAACAGGCATCACCATCTTTAGGTGGTGATAATCCTGAATTAAGTTTGGTTTTTCCTGGAACTTTTACACTTGTAGCTGCTACGTCACCTTGTACTCTGGAAGTGACTCAGGAGGTGACAGGTGAccagatgcagttagatgccacTGCAGTTTTAGACTCTCCACTTTACAGTCTTAATCTTAAAGCCAGGCCAAGACCTGTTCATGCAGATAGCATTGAGTCAGAGGCTGAGTTTTTTGATTGCAGACAAACGTTTTCTGATACATCTGAGCCAGAGGTCGAATCATCAGAAATTTTAGATGTTCCTCAAACAATTTACCATGTTGAGGAACTTCCATCTTTATCTGTGAGCCCAGAATATCTTACAGGCATTTCTAAACTTAGAGAGCAAACACAATTGAAAAGGGATGAGCGGCCCTTATCCTGGGCCAGTGAGGACCTACCCATAGTTCTTGAGCCAGAGGATGAATACACTAGTGAGGTTGGTGAGGAGAAGGATTTCCCCTATGATTATACAGGTGATCATTCATTTGCCGAAGAGCTACCTACAATAGAGGGAGCAGAatatgatgacgatgatgactCTCTAGGGAGGGTAAGCAATTTAGCATGA